A window of Brachybacterium fresconis contains these coding sequences:
- a CDS encoding TetR/AcrR family transcriptional regulator, with the protein MAGQDHEGASRLVAMAWGLVAAPQRGPRRELSHERIVEAAIEIADAEGLAAVTMQRVARAFDFTTMALYRYVSSKDDLQRLMLDGVTGGGTWAIDDEDWRAGLEQWMRIVVGIYRSHPWSLDIPLSHETMLMPGQVRAVDAGMRAMRSLPATDDDKLAVLMLLAVNARGFASLGREMDGPEEDVVLATRGLLQEIVVDGRFPDAQAVIESGAYFGGEEPEGEGGAEDEDIGVALSLLMPGIERTFEAGSVAGEHELAPSDPARSPEGELAAAEAELAAVTALRKVTQRRARELEKREGRVRADRDRARMRAKEAAKASARRASEEDRG; encoded by the coding sequence ATGGCCGGGCAGGATCATGAGGGGGCCTCGCGATTGGTGGCGATGGCCTGGGGTCTCGTGGCGGCGCCGCAGCGTGGCCCCCGACGCGAGCTGAGCCATGAGCGCATCGTCGAGGCCGCCATCGAGATCGCCGATGCCGAGGGTCTGGCCGCGGTGACCATGCAGCGCGTCGCCCGGGCGTTCGACTTCACGACGATGGCGCTGTATCGCTACGTCTCCTCGAAGGACGACCTCCAGCGGCTCATGCTCGACGGGGTCACCGGGGGTGGGACGTGGGCGATCGACGACGAGGACTGGCGGGCGGGCCTCGAGCAGTGGATGCGGATCGTGGTCGGGATCTACCGCAGCCACCCGTGGTCCCTGGACATCCCGCTGTCGCACGAGACCATGCTCATGCCGGGGCAGGTCCGTGCCGTCGACGCCGGAATGCGGGCGATGCGCTCGCTGCCGGCCACCGACGACGACAAGCTGGCCGTGCTGATGCTGCTGGCCGTCAACGCCCGCGGGTTCGCCTCGCTGGGGCGGGAGATGGACGGCCCGGAGGAGGACGTGGTCCTGGCGACCCGTGGCCTGCTGCAGGAGATCGTCGTCGACGGCCGGTTCCCCGACGCCCAGGCCGTCATCGAATCCGGCGCGTACTTCGGGGGTGAAGAGCCGGAGGGCGAGGGGGGTGCGGAGGACGAGGACATCGGTGTCGCCCTCTCGCTGCTGATGCCGGGCATCGAGAGGACGTTCGAGGCCGGCTCTGTGGCGGGGGAGCACGAGCTCGCGCCGTCCGACCCGGCGCGGAGCCCCGAGGGGGAGCTCGCCGCCGCGGAGGCCGAGCTCGCCGCGGTGACCGCGCTGCGCAAGGTCACCCAGCGTCGGGCGCGGGAGCTGGAGAAGCGGGAGGGTCGGGTGCGGGCGGACCGCGATCGCGCGAGGATGCGGGCGAAAGAGGCGGCCAAGGCCTCGGCGAGGAGGGCGTCGGAGGAGGATCGGGGCTGA
- a CDS encoding ABC transporter ATP-binding protein, which translates to MGVPLEISGITKSYRDPVLDHLDLTLDGGVFALLGPNGAGKTTLVSILTTLVRPDSGSARIAGVDVVRAPREARRLIAATGQETTLDDLLTGRENLAMLGRLLGLGRTAPGRADELLEQFGLAPAGRRTVATYSGGMRRRLDLAASLIAQPAILFLDEPNMLKGDTYRASYLQCTDFKLAA; encoded by the coding sequence ATGGGTGTCCCCCTCGAGATCTCCGGGATCACGAAGTCCTATCGCGATCCCGTCCTGGACCATCTGGACCTCACCCTCGACGGCGGCGTGTTCGCCCTGCTCGGCCCGAACGGCGCCGGCAAGACCACCCTCGTCTCGATCCTCACCACCCTCGTACGTCCGGACTCCGGCAGCGCACGCATCGCGGGCGTGGACGTGGTCCGCGCTCCGCGCGAAGCCCGACGCCTCATCGCCGCGACCGGGCAGGAGACCACGCTCGACGACCTCCTGACGGGACGGGAGAATCTCGCCATGCTCGGCAGGCTCCTGGGCCTCGGACGCACGGCTCCGGGCCGCGCCGACGAGCTGCTCGAGCAGTTCGGCCTCGCACCGGCGGGGCGGCGCACCGTGGCCACCTACTCCGGGGGCATGCGGCGTCGACTCGATCTGGCCGCCTCGCTCATCGCCCAGCCCGCCATCCTGTTCTTGGACGAGCCGAACATGCTCAAGGGTGATACGTATCGTGCTTCGTATCTCCAGTGTACCGACTTCAAGCTGGCGGCATGA
- the serA gene encoding phosphoglycerate dehydrogenase, protein MTRPVVLLAEELSPATIEVFGDDADVRHVDGTDRAALLTAVSGADALLVRSATQVDAEVFAAAKQLKVVARAGVGLDNVDVSAATAAGAMVINAPTSNITSAAELAVALILTSLRNLGRADASVKAGKWERKQLAGVELLGKTVGVVGFGRIGQLVAERLAPFGVQLLAYDPYVSPTRAAELGARVVELDELMAEADVVTVHMPKTPETTGLIGAEQFALAKPSLHIVNAARGGLIDEDALYEALSTGRIAGAGLDVYTSEPPSTSASAQRLLELENITLTPHLGASTAEAQEKAGVAVAKSVRLALAGELVPDAVNVAGGAIDDEVRPGVALADRLGQLFTTIAGESPELLDIEVHGEIASRDVTALKLSALRGAFRSVVTEQVSYVNAPVIAEERGITVQLVTDETSERFRNVITLRGTLRGGEVVSVSGTLSGVDQEHKLTEVAGHALDVPLSDHMLLIRYDDGPGLIGQYGAGLGEAGVNIAGMQVSRKGNVRGAEALVVLDLDESVDRDLAERIGERIGAHAIHAVDLVY, encoded by the coding sequence ATGACGCGACCCGTCGTGCTGCTCGCCGAAGAACTCTCGCCCGCCACCATCGAGGTCTTCGGCGACGATGCCGACGTCCGCCATGTCGACGGCACCGACCGTGCCGCCCTCCTGACCGCCGTCTCCGGGGCCGACGCCCTGCTGGTCCGCTCCGCGACCCAGGTCGACGCCGAGGTGTTCGCCGCCGCGAAGCAGTTGAAGGTCGTCGCCCGTGCCGGCGTCGGACTGGACAACGTCGACGTCTCGGCCGCCACCGCCGCCGGGGCCATGGTCATCAACGCCCCCACCTCCAACATCACCTCCGCCGCCGAGCTCGCGGTCGCCCTGATCCTGACCTCGCTGCGCAACCTCGGCCGCGCCGACGCCTCCGTGAAGGCCGGGAAGTGGGAGCGCAAGCAGCTCGCCGGCGTCGAGCTGCTGGGCAAGACCGTCGGCGTGGTGGGCTTCGGTCGCATCGGCCAGCTGGTCGCCGAGCGCCTGGCACCCTTCGGCGTGCAGCTGCTCGCCTACGACCCCTATGTCAGTCCCACCCGGGCCGCCGAGCTCGGCGCCCGCGTGGTGGAGCTCGACGAGCTCATGGCCGAGGCCGACGTGGTCACGGTCCACATGCCCAAGACTCCCGAGACCACCGGCCTGATCGGTGCCGAGCAGTTCGCGCTCGCCAAGCCCTCCCTGCACATCGTCAACGCGGCCCGCGGCGGGCTGATCGACGAGGACGCGCTGTACGAGGCGCTGTCCACCGGACGCATCGCCGGTGCCGGGCTGGACGTGTACACCTCCGAGCCGCCCTCCACCTCCGCGAGCGCGCAGCGCCTGCTCGAGCTCGAGAACATCACCCTCACCCCGCACCTGGGCGCCTCCACGGCCGAGGCCCAGGAGAAGGCCGGAGTCGCCGTCGCGAAATCCGTGCGCCTGGCGCTGGCCGGCGAGCTCGTCCCCGACGCCGTGAACGTCGCCGGCGGTGCCATCGACGACGAGGTCCGTCCCGGCGTGGCCCTCGCCGACCGGCTGGGCCAGCTCTTCACCACGATCGCCGGGGAATCGCCCGAGCTGCTCGACATCGAGGTGCACGGAGAGATCGCCTCCCGCGACGTGACGGCGCTGAAGCTCTCCGCGCTGCGCGGCGCCTTCCGCTCCGTGGTGACCGAGCAGGTCAGCTACGTCAACGCTCCCGTCATCGCCGAGGAGCGCGGCATCACCGTCCAGCTGGTGACCGATGAGACCTCCGAGCGCTTCCGCAACGTCATCACCCTGCGCGGCACCCTGCGCGGCGGCGAGGTCGTCTCCGTCTCCGGCACCCTCAGCGGCGTCGACCAGGAGCACAAGCTCACCGAGGTCGCCGGCCATGCCCTGGACGTGCCCCTGAGCGACCACATGCTGCTGATCCGCTACGACGACGGCCCCGGCCTGATCGGCCAGTACGGCGCCGGGCTGGGGGAGGCCGGCGTGAACATCGCCGGCATGCAGGTCTCGCGCAAGGGCAACGTCCGCGGAGCCGAGGCCCTCGTGGTCCTCGACCTCGACGAGTCCGTCGACCGCGACCTGGCCGAGCGGATCGGCGAGCGCATCGGCGCCCACGCCATCCACGCCGTCGACCTCGTCTACTGA
- a CDS encoding 3-isopropylmalate dehydrogenase: protein MSDIDSPVPPVLKLAVIAGDGIGKEVVPQGVRALRAALEPVGVSVATTEFDLGAGRWHRTGETLTDEDMAALAEHDAILLGAVGDPDVPSGVLERGLLLKLRFGFDHYVNLRPTKLLPGVPSPLVDPGDMDFLVVREGTEGPYVGNGGSMRTGTALEVATEVSLNTAVGVERVVRYAFEQAEQRRKKLTLVHKHNVLVHAGHLWRRIVEEVGAEHPEVAVDYAHVDAAMIYLATDPGRFDVIVTDNLFGDIVTDLAAAVGGGIGLAASGNLNPSGAYPSMFEPVHGSAPDIAGKDLADPTATVLSVALLLDHLGHVEPAAAVRAAVESDLAARTGPDAVAARGTTGIGDALVAAIAGR from the coding sequence ATGAGTGATATCGACAGCCCCGTCCCGCCCGTGCTCAAGCTCGCCGTCATCGCTGGCGACGGCATCGGGAAGGAGGTCGTCCCGCAGGGCGTCCGCGCTCTGCGCGCCGCGCTGGAGCCCGTCGGCGTGAGCGTCGCGACCACCGAGTTCGACCTCGGCGCCGGCCGCTGGCACCGCACCGGCGAGACCCTCACCGACGAGGACATGGCGGCGCTGGCAGAGCACGACGCGATCCTGCTGGGCGCCGTGGGCGACCCCGACGTCCCCTCGGGCGTGCTCGAGCGGGGCCTGCTGCTGAAGCTCCGCTTCGGCTTCGACCACTACGTGAACCTGCGCCCCACCAAGCTGCTGCCGGGCGTGCCCTCCCCGCTCGTCGACCCCGGGGACATGGACTTCCTGGTGGTCCGTGAAGGCACCGAGGGCCCGTACGTCGGCAACGGCGGCTCGATGCGCACCGGCACCGCGCTGGAGGTCGCCACCGAGGTCTCCCTGAACACCGCCGTCGGCGTGGAGCGCGTGGTCCGCTACGCCTTCGAGCAGGCCGAGCAGCGCCGCAAGAAGCTGACCCTGGTCCACAAGCACAACGTGCTCGTCCACGCCGGTCACCTGTGGCGCCGGATCGTCGAGGAGGTCGGCGCCGAGCACCCCGAGGTCGCGGTGGACTACGCGCACGTCGATGCCGCGATGATCTACCTCGCCACCGATCCGGGCCGCTTCGACGTCATCGTCACGGACAACCTCTTCGGCGACATCGTCACCGATCTCGCGGCGGCCGTCGGCGGCGGCATCGGGCTCGCCGCGAGCGGCAACCTCAATCCCTCGGGCGCCTACCCCTCGATGTTCGAGCCCGTCCACGGCTCGGCCCCGGACATCGCCGGGAAGGACCTGGCCGACCCCACCGCCACGGTGCTCTCGGTCGCCCTGCTGCTGGACCATCTCGGCCACGTCGAGCCCGCCGCCGCGGTGCGCGCCGCCGTCGAATCGGACCTCGCCGCCCGCACCGGCCCCGACGCCGTGGCCGCACGCGGCACCACCGGGATCGGCGACGCCCTGGTGGCCGC
- a CDS encoding antibiotic biosynthesis monooxygenase family protein, whose protein sequence is MSNPVTFVNVIDVEPEKQPELVELLKEGTEKVMKHRPGFISVTLLASADKTRVLNVAQWESADDVKATQSDPEAAEYAKKTAGIAKASPGLYQVVGEYK, encoded by the coding sequence ATGTCCAATCCAGTCACTTTCGTCAACGTCATCGACGTCGAGCCGGAGAAGCAGCCGGAACTCGTCGAGCTGCTGAAGGAGGGTACCGAGAAGGTGATGAAGCACCGGCCCGGTTTCATCTCTGTCACCCTGCTCGCCAGCGCCGACAAGACGCGCGTGCTCAACGTGGCCCAGTGGGAGTCTGCCGATGATGTCAAGGCGACCCAGTCCGACCCGGAGGCGGCTGAGTACGCCAAGAAGACCGCGGGCATCGCGAAGGCGAGCCCTGGTCTTTACCAGGTTGTGGGTGAGTACAAGTAA